One Solanum lycopersicum chromosome 2, SLM_r2.1 genomic region harbors:
- the LOC101245114 gene encoding protein NSP-INTERACTING KINASE 1: MEKKREIKASFLYVATFLALWSSAAGLLSPKGVNFEVQALMAIKVALKDPHGVLDNWDSTSVDPCSWAMVTCSSESLVIGLGAPSQNLSGTFSPSIGNLTNLQIILLQNNNITGPIPKEIGRLSKLQTLDLSDNFFTGDIPVPLGHLSDLKYMRLNNNSLSGEIPVSLANMSQLTLVDLSFNNLSGPVPRFPPKKFNIVGNPLICETGSEPDCYGMQLLPMSMTLNGSESSPSGKRKGHKIALVFGSTLGCISLLVLGIGLFLWSRHRHNQQAFFDVKDRHHEEVSLGNLRRFQFKDLQVATNNFSNKNILGKGGFGNVYKGHLPDGTPVAVKRLNDGNAIGGEKQFQTEVEMISLAVHRNLLRLYGFCMTQSEKLLVYPYMSNGSVASRLRVKPVLDWGTRKRIAIGAARGLLYLHEQCDPKIIHRDVKAANILLDDFCEAVVGDFGLAKLLDHQDSHVTTAVRGTVGHIAPEYLSTGQSSEKTDVFGFGILLLELITGMRAIEFGKAANQKGVMLDWVRKIHQEKKLDVLVDKDLRINYDRIELEEMVQVALLCTQYLPGHRPKMSEIVRMLEGDGLAERWEASQKFDGSNKYKTKELSSSERFSDLTDDSLLLVQAMELSGPR, translated from the exons atggaaaagaaaagagagataaaGGCTTCATTCTTGTATGTGGCTACATTCTTGGCTCTTTGGAGTTCAGCAGCAGGATTGCTTTCTCCTAAAGGTGTCAACTTTGAAG tGCAAGCTTTAATGGCCATAAAAGTTGCTTTGAAGGATCCTCATGGGGTTCTTGATAATTGGGATAGTACTTCTGTTGATCCATGTAGTTGGGCTATGGTTACTTGTTCTTCTGAGAGTTTGGTTATTGGCTT AGGGGCACCAAGCCAGAATCTGTCTGGTACTTTTTCTCCTAGCATTGGCAATTTGACAAATCTTCAGATTAT ATTGCTGCAGAATAACAATATAACAGGACCAATCCCAAAAGAAATTGGAAGGCTCTCAAAACTTCAGACTCTTGATCTTTCTGATAATTTCTTCACTGGTGATATTCCTGTTCCTTTGGGACACTTGAGTGACCTCAAGTACAT GAGGCTCAACAATAACAGTCTATCAGGAGAAATTCCAGTCTCATTAGCCAACATGTCACAGCTAACTCTAGT GGACTTATCCTTCAATAACTTGAGTGGACCGGTACCTAGGTTCCCTCCCAAGAAATTCAA CATTGTTGGAAATCCATTGATCTGCGAGACGGGGTCTGAGCCAGACTGCTATGGAATGCAATTGTTGCCTATGTCAATGACATTGAATGGTTCAGAAT CTTCGCCTTCTGGGAAGCGAAAAGGTCATAAAATTGCGCTTGTATTTGGCTCGACTCTTGGTTGTATTTCTTTGCTTGTTCTTGGAATTGGACTCTTTCTATGGTCAAGGCATAGACACAATCAACAAGCCTTTTTTGATGTTAAAG ATCGGCATCATGAAGAAGTTTCCCTTGGGAATTTGAGAAGATTTCAATTCAAGGATCTCCAAGTTGCAACCAACAACTTCAGCAACAAAAACATTTTAGGAAAAGGTGGTTTTGGGAATGTCTATAAAGGCCATCTCCCAGACGGTACTCCTGTGGCTGTAAAGAGGCTAAATGATGGCAATGCAATTGGTGGTGAGAAACAATTCCAAACAGAAGTCGAAATGATAAGCTTAGCAGTGCATCGTAACCTCCTCAGGCTCTATGGATTTTGTATGACACAGTCGGAGAAGCTTTTGGTTTACCCTTATATGTCCAATGGTAGTGTAGCTTCGCGTCTCagag TAAAACCTGTGTTGGATTGGGGAACAAGGAAGCGAATTGCTATTGGAGCTGCTCGAGGACTGTTGTATCTTCACGAACAATGTGATCCAAAGATAATTCATAGAGATGTTAAAGCAGCAAATATATTGCTCGATGACTTTTGTGAGGCGGTTGTGGGAGATTTTGGGCTGGCAAAGCTTTTAGATCACCAGGATTCACATGTCACAACAGCTGTGCGTGGTACAGTAGGGCATATAGCCCCTGAATACTTATCAACAGGCCAATCATCTGAGAAAACAGACGTGTTTGGATTTGGGATCCTTCTACTTGAACTGATCACAGGGATGAGAGCTATAGAATTTGGAAAAGCAGCTAACCAAAAGGGAGTAATGCTTGATTGG GTTAGGAAAATTCACCAAGAGAAGAAACTTGATGTCCTTGTTGATAAAGATTTGAGAATCAATTATGATCGAATCGAGCTAGAGGAAATGGTTCAAGTTGCTCTGCTTTGCACACAATATCTTCCAGGCCACAGACCAAAAATGTCTGAAATCGTTCGTATGCTTGAAGGTGATGGACTTGCAGAGAGATGGGAAGCATCCCAAAAATTTGATGGTAGTAACAAGTACAAAACTAAAGAGCTATCCTCATCCGAGAGATTTTCAGATCTCACCGATGATTCTTTATTACTTGTACAAGCCATGGAGCTGTCTGGTCCTAGGTGA
- the LOC101244824 gene encoding pentatricopeptide repeat-containing protein At3g02490, mitochondrial-like, giving the protein MRNQQQWLLLLLRHHSLAQPHISRHLINQSPFQVNRSISSIASSTIHSRASHMLPYQSLTVHSFSTSELAVEHKVSDQIAVLTGIFSKPNRSNEEIKIDLESNNVTVTHDLVIRALRSFNTAPDAARKFFNWVKENESERLSSKVYNYMLGILGSNGFVKEFWSMVEIMKSKGYGVSRGTFNRAIERFEKEKLSGDVEKLKKLYGSELAGNSSEEVCSRVCNLIRGNVWGDDVEKQLRESKFEFSSELISMILEKLECETNKTLIFFRWIEESGLFKHNEQTFNAMARVLGREEYSEKLWKLVDEMRTAGSEMEKETYIRVLDNFVKRKMIKDAVDLYEFAMVGINKPSPEDCTFLLKKIIVSKELDLELFSKVLRIFTESGNSLTSANLDAVLKSLTSVDRFDECNKILKAFEDAGFTPSHNQQSKIAFNLGSGGKDKESNEFMNYIESTVSTPKSKIWTSLIEGYCEAGDLAKASEAFEMMVEKEGPSHAGYALELLVSLHCRKRRAIHGFNLVEKMVNEKELRVWHTTYKFLIGKLLAQRGFEEALDVLHLMKSQDYPPFLDPFIKYLSKTGSADDALAFTAAVTLKKLPSTSVFLNLFEAYFKAGRRSEAQDFLAICPRYIRNHADVLNLFCSKKPQKATATIPATA; this is encoded by the coding sequence ATGCGTAATCAACAGCAATGGCTTCTCCTTCTTCTCCGGCACCATTCTCTAGCTCAGCCGCACATTTCCAGGCACCTCATCAATCAATCTCCGTTTCAGGTAAATCGATCTATTAGTTCTATCGCTTCTTCAACTATCCACTCACGTGCATCTCACATGCTCCCTTACCAATCACTCACTGTTCATAGTTTCTCCACATCTGAATTGGCGGTCGAACACAAAGTTTCAGATCAAATCGCTGTTTTAACTGGTATTTTCTCTAAACCAAaccggagtaatgaagaaatTAAGATTGATTTAGAGTCTAATAATGTTACTGTCACGCATGATTTGGTTATAAGGGCGTTAAGGAGCTTTAATACCGCCCCTGATGCGGCACGTAAGTTTTTTAACTGGGTTAAGGAGAATGAGAGCGAGAGGTTGAGTTCAAAGgtgtataattatatgttaGGGATATTGGGGTCTAATGGGTTTGTCAAGGAGTTTTGGAGTATGGTTGAAATCATGAAAAGTAAAGGGTATGGAGTGTCCAGGGGCACGTTTAATCGAGCTATTGAGAGATTTGAGAAGGAGAAGCTGAGCGGTGACGTGGAAAAGCTAAAAAAGTTGTATGGTTCTGAGCTGGCTGGCAATTCGAGCGAGGAGGTTTGTTCTAGGGTTTGCAATTTGATTCGTGGAAATGTATGGGGAGATGATGTGGAAAAGCAGCTGCGAGAGTCGAAATTCGAGTTTTCGAGTGAATTGATCAGTATGATTTTGGAGAAGCTTGAATGTGAAACTAATAAGACGTTGATATTCTTTAGGTGGATTGAAGAGAGTGGTCTATTTAAACACAATGAGCAGACATTTAATGCTATGGCAAGGGTCTTAGGTAGGGAAGAGTACAGTGAGAAGCTCTGGAAATTAGTTGATGAAATGAGAACTGCAGGATCTGAAATGGAAAAAGAAACATATATTAGGGTTCTGGATAACTTTGTTAAGAGAAAAATGATTAAGGATGCCGTGGACTTATATGAGTTTGCAATGGTTGGCATAAACAAGCCATCCCCGGAAGACTGCACTTTTCtattgaagaaaataattgttAGCAAGGAGCTTGATTTGGAATTGTTCTCAAAAGTTTTAAGGATCTTCACAGAAAGTGGCAATTCATTGACTAGTGCTAACCTCGATGCTGTCCTCAAGTCTTTGACCAGTGTTGACAGATTTGACGAATGCAACAAGATATTGAAAGCATTTGAGGATGCTGGTTTCACACCTAGTCATAATCAGCAGAGCAAAATTGCTTTCAATTTGGGTAGTGGTGGGAAGGATAAGGAATCCAATGAGTTTATGAATTATATAGAATCAACCGTCTCTACTCCAAAGTCTAAAATATGGACATCTTTAATTGAAGGATACTGTGAAGCCGGTGATCTGGCTAAAGCTTCAGAGGCATTTGAAATGATGGTCGAAAAGGAAGGGCCATCCCATGCTGGGTATGCTTTAGAACTCTTAGTGTCCTTGCACTGCCGCAAGAGAAGAGCGATTCATGGATTCAATCTTGTTGAGAAGATGGTTAATGAGAAAGAACTACGTGTGTGGCATACCACATATAAGTTCTTGATAGGAAAATTATTGGCCCAACGAGGTTTCGAGGAAGCTCTAGATGTTTTACATTTGATGAAAAGTCAAGATTACCCACCTTTTCTGGATCCCTTCATCAAGTACCTTTCCAAGACTGGAAGTGCTGATGATGCACTTGCATTTACTGCAGCAGTGACCCTGAAGAAACTTCCATCAACTTCTGTGTTTCTCAATTTGTTTGAAGCATACTTTAAAGCAGGAAGGCGGAGTGAAGCACAGGACTTCCTTGCAATATGTCCCAGATACATTAGGAATCACGCAGATGTTTTGAATCTTTTCTGTTCCAAGAAACCACAGAAAGCAACTGCCACTATTCCTGCAACTGCATAG
- the LOC101244541 gene encoding stress-induced protein KIN2-like produces MNNSQNLSYQAGQAKGQAQEKGNQMMDSAANIAQSAKESLQEAGQQVQAKAQGAADAVKNATGLNK; encoded by the exons ATGAATAACTCCCAGAATTTGAGCTACCAAGCTGGCCAAGCCAAGGGCCAAGCCCAG GAAAAAGGTAATCAGATGATGGATAGTGCTGCCAATATTGCACAGTCTGCTAAGGAATCACTTCAGGAG GCGGGACAACAAGTGCAGGCCAAGGCACAAGGAGCCGCAGATGCAGTCAAAAATGCCACCGGCTTGAACAAATAA
- the LOC101244244 gene encoding stress-induced protein KIN2-like, which produces MDNSQNLSYQAGQAKGQAQEKGNQMMDRAANAAQSAKDSLQEAGQQMQAKAQGAADAVKNATGLNK; this is translated from the exons atgGATAACTCCCAAAATTTGAGCTACCAAGCTGGTCAAGCCAAGGGCCAAGCCCAG GAAAAAGGTAACCAAATGATGGACAGAGCTGCCAATGCTGCACAGTCTGCTAAGGATTCATTACAAGAG GCGGGACAACAAATGCAGGCCAAGGCACAAGGAGCGGCTGATGCAGTAAAAAATGCTACTGGCTTGAACAAATGA